ATTATGCCTGCATCTGGTTGTTTCGGTTTTGGCAAAGAGTACGGTAATTTGTACGATTTGTCCCAGCTCGGAGCAATCATGATTAAAGCGACTACAGAAGAAACACGTTATGGTAACCCGACACCACGAGTGGCAGAAACATCTTCGGGTATGTTGAATGCGATCGGTCTTCAAAACCCAGGGCTACAAGGCGTGTTGAATAATGAGTTGCCATGGTTAGAGAAGTTCGATGTTCCTATTATTGCAAACGTCGCAGGATCTGAAACTGCTGATTACGTGGAAGTAGCGAAACAAATTTCAAAAGCGCCAAACGTTCAGGCACTTGAATTAAATATATCGTGCCCGAACGTCAAATGTGGCGGAATTTTGTTTGGCACGGATCCTGAAATAGCAAAAGAACTGACAGCGGCTGTTAAAGCGGTCTCGGCTGTACCTGTTTATGTGAAACTGTCACCAAA
This window of the Sporosarcina ureae genome carries:
- a CDS encoding dihydroorotate dehydrogenase, producing MNRLAMTLPGLELKNPIMPASGCFGFGKEYGNLYDLSQLGAIMIKATTEETRYGNPTPRVAETSSGMLNAIGLQNPGLQGVLNNELPWLEKFDVPIIANVAGSETADYVEVAKQISKAPNVQALELNISCPNVKCGGILFGTDPEIAKELTAAVKAVSAVPVYVKLSPNVTDVKAMALAVEAGGADGITMINTLVGMRLDEKTGKPVIANKTGGLSGPAIKPVAIRMVYEVSQVVTIPIIGMGGVTCVQDVVDFMSAGASAVAVGTANFVDPFVCPTIIEQLPARLDELGIDHISELVGRSHRV